One Luteibacter sp. 9135 DNA segment encodes these proteins:
- a CDS encoding multicopper oxidase family protein: MDNSRRRFLGVAGGFAGACVLVDPFRVAQAMDMPMTMPMKQRMAMPALAAPNVPLVNPVTMARFVDALPVPPIAVPTGQRTHPAFGGRQLPFYRMPMRAFSAKVHRDLPPTPQWGYAGCTPGPTIMTRRGEPVLVEWANELPTRHFLPIDHNIHGAEKSKPDVRTVTHVHGARVSAPNDGWPEDWYVPGKSSTALYPGDQDATTLWYHDHAMGITRLNIYAGLFGSFHVHDDDEQALGLPSGEFDIPLMLYDRLLARSGKLYYPVSDDPDAPWVPECRGDAVLCNGKLYPYLEVEPRRYRLRLINVANTSFFNLSLSHGKPFQQIGSDQGLLSAPTDRLRIELYPAERAEVIVDFSAYAGQSVQLRHQAEGIVEFRVRAKGRRDTSVVPAALRKVQRIDPATAVQDRVLALGEQDDSGGNPMTMLLDGKMWSDPISEKPKKGTVETWTFVNVTGDAHPIHLHLVHFQVLERRPFDLFAWNARKELKFTGPSIPPAAHEAGWKDTVRCDPGMVTRIITRFDGEPGKYVWHCHYLEHEDNEMMRPYELV; the protein is encoded by the coding sequence CATGCCGATGACCATGCCCATGAAGCAACGCATGGCCATGCCGGCCCTGGCCGCGCCGAATGTGCCGCTGGTAAACCCGGTGACCATGGCAAGGTTCGTCGATGCCCTGCCCGTGCCACCGATCGCCGTGCCCACGGGCCAGCGTACCCACCCCGCGTTCGGCGGCCGGCAGCTACCGTTCTATCGCATGCCGATGCGCGCCTTCAGTGCCAAGGTGCACCGGGATCTGCCGCCGACACCGCAATGGGGTTACGCGGGGTGTACGCCGGGCCCCACGATCATGACGCGCCGTGGCGAGCCGGTGCTGGTGGAATGGGCCAACGAGCTTCCCACCCGGCATTTCCTGCCCATCGATCACAACATTCATGGCGCGGAGAAATCGAAACCCGATGTTCGCACCGTCACCCATGTGCACGGTGCGCGCGTTTCCGCGCCTAACGACGGTTGGCCGGAAGACTGGTACGTGCCGGGTAAATCGTCGACCGCCCTCTACCCCGGTGACCAGGACGCCACTACCTTGTGGTACCACGATCACGCCATGGGCATCACGCGACTGAACATCTACGCGGGCCTGTTCGGCAGCTTCCATGTGCATGACGACGACGAGCAGGCGCTGGGGCTACCCTCCGGCGAGTTCGACATTCCGCTGATGCTTTACGACCGCCTGCTCGCCAGGAGCGGCAAGCTTTACTACCCGGTGTCCGACGACCCCGACGCGCCCTGGGTGCCCGAATGCCGCGGCGATGCGGTGCTGTGCAACGGCAAGCTGTATCCGTATCTCGAGGTGGAGCCGCGCCGCTACCGCCTGCGGCTTATCAACGTGGCCAATACCAGCTTCTTCAACCTGTCGCTGTCACATGGCAAGCCGTTCCAGCAGATCGGTAGTGACCAGGGGCTGCTGTCAGCGCCCACCGATCGCCTGCGCATCGAACTCTACCCGGCCGAACGTGCCGAGGTAATCGTCGACTTCAGCGCGTATGCGGGACAGTCGGTGCAGCTACGCCACCAGGCCGAGGGCATCGTGGAGTTCCGCGTTCGCGCCAAGGGTCGCCGCGATACCTCGGTGGTACCGGCCGCGTTGCGGAAGGTCCAGCGTATCGATCCCGCCACGGCGGTACAGGACCGCGTGCTTGCACTGGGCGAGCAGGACGATTCGGGCGGCAATCCGATGACGATGCTGCTCGATGGAAAGATGTGGAGCGATCCCATCAGCGAAAAACCCAAGAAGGGCACGGTGGAAACCTGGACGTTCGTCAACGTGACCGGCGACGCGCATCCCATCCACCTGCACCTTGTGCACTTCCAGGTACTGGAGCGCCGTCCGTTCGACCTCTTCGCGTGGAACGCCCGCAAGGAACTGAAGTTCACCGGGCCATCCATACCACCCGCAGCGCATGAAGCCGGCTGGAAAGACACCGTGCGCTGCGACCCCGGGATGGTCACGCGCATCATCACGCGCTTCGACGGCGAGCCAGGCAAATACGTCTGGCACTGCCATTACCTCGAGCACGAAGACAACGAAATGATGCGCCCTTACGAACTGGTCTGA